Proteins encoded within one genomic window of Phototrophicus methaneseepsis:
- a CDS encoding phage tail tape measure protein yields the protein MTTVTDLQVLIRGDASGVQNAIRSADSQVSGFSGRTRNRLSQVYSAFQMVGLGVLGVGAASVGVAIEFESSFADVRKTVNGSDEELANLQERIREMATDDSNPLSAIENSQNALAGIAAMGGQLGIGLGEMESFIQTVGNLDVATNLSADTIGEVLARYANIADLDASEFASFGDSLVTLGNNMAAQETDIAATLSYIQQLATMGFDSSEILAYSAALPSLGITPEAGGSALVQTVTTLTSLLADAGDRQDLVSALDIDDSQLDLDDIEQSLRNVLSAYNDLSSVEKIDFLDQFGLDGIRQQRLINSLSAGMGTLDNALVLSADGWQGNGAAMTEAAAKAGTTQGNINEMINSLRELGIMIGETLLPGLNDAIDTFTEFLSMAKEGDLGGGIEMLLTDGAQALADFLSIPVDVAEGLAAIGPALENAATIFQIVLGRIQRDVDIWALDLRKRFAELMVGLANPLVDARVLDQSVVDSLQAEADSAQTAMMNIDFNKAMEQRFRGMAFTGDVDLGFDFRGFDFGELIMRDENLGAQLANQFDSLTESAVMAALKSAFAEGDAISAEGLMQITQFTDPEQTRSVLQQEIRDAIESGDAEAFQAIASMDITQFLLGEDTISMFESELQMTLESEQYGVTTDLMLFPGIIDVSRVAAAVAGAVGSLGGGLGNGLQGPVPPPGYSGGGNTINVNSYGQSPYALAEQLRSAQRSLGH from the coding sequence ATGACGACCGTAACCGATCTACAAGTGCTAATCAGAGGTGATGCGAGTGGCGTCCAGAATGCCATTCGTAGTGCTGATTCGCAGGTTTCGGGATTCTCTGGCCGGACACGGAACCGACTCAGCCAGGTCTATAGCGCCTTCCAGATGGTGGGGTTGGGTGTTCTGGGCGTTGGCGCGGCGAGTGTGGGTGTGGCGATTGAGTTTGAATCGTCCTTTGCAGATGTGCGCAAGACGGTCAATGGCTCCGATGAGGAGCTGGCAAATCTCCAAGAGCGCATCCGTGAGATGGCGACGGATGATAGCAACCCTCTTTCAGCGATTGAAAACTCACAGAATGCGCTGGCGGGCATCGCGGCCATGGGTGGGCAGCTCGGTATCGGGCTTGGCGAGATGGAGAGCTTCATCCAGACCGTTGGTAACCTGGATGTGGCGACCAACTTAAGCGCGGATACGATCGGCGAGGTGCTGGCTCGTTACGCGAATATCGCGGATCTTGATGCGAGTGAGTTCGCCAGCTTTGGCGATTCGCTGGTTACGCTGGGTAATAATATGGCGGCGCAAGAAACCGATATTGCCGCGACGCTGAGTTATATCCAGCAACTCGCTACGATGGGCTTTGATAGCTCCGAAATCCTGGCGTATTCTGCGGCGCTGCCAAGCCTGGGTATTACGCCGGAAGCCGGTGGCTCTGCACTTGTGCAGACTGTCACAACGCTGACCTCGCTGCTGGCTGATGCTGGTGACCGACAAGACCTCGTCAGTGCGCTGGACATCGACGATTCTCAGCTTGACCTTGATGATATTGAACAATCGCTGCGGAACGTCCTCAGTGCATATAATGACCTTTCTTCGGTAGAGAAGATTGATTTCTTAGATCAGTTCGGCCTGGATGGCATCCGGCAGCAGCGACTGATTAACTCTCTATCCGCTGGTATGGGCACGCTGGACAACGCTCTCGTCTTATCTGCGGATGGGTGGCAAGGCAACGGTGCCGCGATGACAGAAGCGGCTGCCAAGGCTGGGACCACGCAGGGCAATATCAACGAGATGATTAACAGCCTGCGTGAGCTGGGCATCATGATTGGTGAGACGCTGCTACCTGGCCTCAATGATGCGATTGATACCTTCACTGAGTTCCTCTCCATGGCTAAAGAGGGTGACCTGGGCGGTGGCATTGAGATGCTGCTCACCGATGGCGCGCAGGCGCTCGCTGACTTCCTTAGCATTCCTGTAGATGTGGCTGAGGGATTAGCTGCAATTGGACCAGCGCTTGAGAATGCGGCTACGATCTTCCAGATTGTGCTTGGGCGCATTCAGCGAGATGTTGATATCTGGGCGCTGGACTTGCGTAAACGCTTTGCGGAGCTGATGGTGGGGTTGGCTAACCCACTTGTTGATGCGAGAGTGCTGGACCAGAGCGTTGTTGATAGCCTCCAGGCTGAGGCTGATTCAGCGCAAACTGCCATGATGAACATTGACTTTAATAAGGCCATGGAGCAGCGCTTCCGTGGTATGGCGTTTACGGGTGACGTGGACCTGGGTTTTGACTTTAGAGGATTCGACTTTGGCGAGTTGATTATGCGAGATGAGAACCTCGGGGCGCAGCTCGCAAATCAGTTTGATTCTTTAACTGAGAGCGCGGTGATGGCCGCGTTGAAATCTGCTTTTGCTGAGGGCGACGCTATCAGCGCTGAAGGGCTGATGCAAATCACACAATTCACGGACCCGGAGCAGACGCGCTCGGTATTGCAGCAGGAGATCCGGGACGCCATCGAAAGCGGTGACGCTGAGGCTTTCCAGGCGATTGCGAGTATGGATATCACTCAATTCCTGCTAGGCGAAGATACGATATCGATGTTTGAGAGTGAATTGCAGATGACGCTTGAATCCGAACAGTATGGTGTGACAACGGACCTGATGCTGTTCCCTGGCATTATTGATGTGAGCCGGGTTGCTGCTGCTGTCGCCGGTGCAGTGGGGAGTTTGGGCGGTGGGCTTGGTAATGGGTTGCAGGGGCCTGTGCCGCCTCCTGGGTACAGCGGCGGTGGTAATACCATCAACGTGAATAGTTATGGTCAAAGCCCGTACGCACTGGCTGAGCAATTGCGATCTGCTCAGCGGAGCTTAGGACACTAG